TAGAAGAAATGTTACTCATTCAAAGTATTCACCTGGTGGATTCTTCCCCTTTGTAATAATCTGCTGCCTGTTCATAATGAGCAATCGCCTGGAATGGAAATTGGACATAAGTAGTAAATATAGCTTTACCATGATTTTATATGGAAGTCTAAAACAGAGGCAAGAATATGTTCTAGatttaatatgtaaaataattataaacagATACTTCGTCTGACCTTGTCAATGTCCACCAGCTCTGTCTCATAAATTTCAGCAATGGAGATGTGATGTTTGGCTGCGATGGTAAAGCGGCCCtagacacaaaaataaagatgttataTGTTACATTAGTAAATACGATGCTAAACATAAAAGGTCATTttcaaattcaatattttaagACATCAAGAAAAAACCACTTGTTACAAGCCTCACCATATCTGTGTATATCTCAATAGCTCGATTTAGGCAGTTTATGGCCTCTGTtgagaaaaataacattattaaCACAAGATATATTATGGTTGTTATTCAGTGAATTAAGTCAATGAGACAACTAAATGCCAAAATGAAGTTAAATTACAAGATAAACAAAATTAGAAGCAACTAGTTGTGGAGGTTCAAGATTCGAGATGAGTAACAATGTTCCTAAATGGTGGTGACCACTGGTTCTTgatgtcattatttattttatacttaATTTGTCCACATCCTCATTTGATAACTGCAGAGTCGTAATTGATTCCTTTTAATGCTCTTCTATTATCTGACATTACTTGTATGTGCATGGTTGAATGGAATTGGTAAAGCAGCTTGTAAAAAAAAGAGCATTTCACGTGAACTTCAACATATCTTGAGGGTGGTGATGAGTAATGATTACCTTGCGGATCTGCTTTTTTGAAGGCATTTCCAGCGTCAATGAAGTTGGTCGCTGCGTCGTGTTTGCTCTGCATCTGCAGGTGAAGACGAGCAGCTTGGGAGAACGCATTTCCTGCAGCTGAGGAGAAAATGTTGCATTTTAGAAGCTGGAAagtctttcacagacataaaGAGAGAACAGGACAATCATTATGCATGCCCATTCAGACTGTAATACTCATCTTACCACACCAATTTTTGGCCATTTTGTACATGTTGGCTGCCCTCACATACATGTCACAGGCCTCTTCAAGCTTGGAGGAACCCCTATGAGAAAGCACACGTGTTTAATTTAagcttcatttaatttatttattcacattgaAACTATTTTGGGGTGATACAGACATTAAGTGCCATACTGATAACTAGGTATCAATAATGCGAGTGTATTCATTGTTATGATTTCAAAGGAGTggacagtaataataataataacaataagaagTAGTAGgagtagaagaagaaatgtcGACGGTTTCTTCCATTCGTAGCTGCACATGTGAATGGGGGCGGGCGtaatgtaaacaaatgtgatAAACATGTGACGTGGGGTAACCTTGCAAAACCTGCCCAGGTGGTGGCGCTAGACCTGCGACATTTCAGGCAAACATTCAGAAGAAAAACGTTGCACAATGTCTCCTTCATGTCAGGCACAAATACATTAGCTTCAGCAGACAGCATTAGCTGGTTCTTCTCAGGTGCAGAGACTGACTGCTACCTTCCACACGTGTGATCCAACAGAAGATAAAACTACGTGTTTAGCTCAATACACTCGTGTGATTCTGGCGACAGATAAAGATCCGATGCCGCAGCGAAGTTTATCACTTTGGTTTTTACCATCTTCCGCTTCGTTGGCCCTTGACTTGACAGAAGTAGCTCAACGTTAGCAGCAAACGAACTCACCCGAACATCGCTCCGAAAAACGACTGCGACGACTTCATTTTCTTCTCCGCCTCCGCCATTAAAGCCATcgcctccttctctttcccaCTGTTGTCCATTTTCGCCTcgctctttgtgttgttttcttcgAGGAGACACAGGGAAACAGTCAACAAACGTGCTAACCAGTGCTAATGGCTGCGGGTGGTTCGTCACAGCCTCATCTCTGTCACGTGACACGGGAGGGCTACTGCTGCGTTCAGGTGCTCTGCGTAATAAGAGCCACTGTCCGAGCtacagttgttgttgtaaaaTTGAGAGCTGACTAAATTCAGGAACCAACAGCCAAATGTTAACCACACTATAACACAAATTACAACGACACCAAACACCGTTCAGTTTAATGTATCGTATAAAAAACCCCGATCTAAATTATATCATGCTGCATCTCTTCCTCAATCTGTAAATTATAAATCTCTGACAACACTTAAAGGCATCTTATTGTAAACATAATAACCATTCTGATTTATAAAGTAATTCCGATTATCATATGCTCATTCACTTCACAAATATCCCAAATAATGTCTAgtgtatatgatatatatatgagatttattttgcacttctattttattcacatttttgttCGCAAATACAAAAGAACTGATAGAAATATCCCGTCTATACAACACAAATACGTTACGCCCGAGGTTGCAGACAAAATAGTTAGGTACAGTTAAGTAAAATTAGTAGTTACTTGCTTGGAGTACACGACAGTAATGAGCGCTCTATAACGTTGCTTCATTTCTCTACCTACAGGGTTTATATCTATTCTTTTTCTAATCGAAATAAAACGATGCTTAAAACTAAATGTATCTTATAACTCTTATATGtgacatcattattattgttgttattgttgtcattatttaattataaattaatgtatatgatTATCATTAATctcattattgttattgttatataatttgtttttgttattattaacaTTAGTATTACTGTACTGTATTACTATTCTTtctgttattatcattattgttgttataattatcattagtattattgttgttattattattactataattaTTATGAAcgtcattattgttgttatcattattttttgttataattaacattattattgtgttgtttttctcattgttataattattatcaatattggCAGATTTTCAACTTTTACTCAATGTGTGTTTGTCGATgagaggggggaaaaacacAGAAGGCCCACAGATTTCAATCAGGCAAAGCGGAAGTCTGCTGTTTCCTGCCTGTAGTTGGGTCCTGCACAGCAGCCCGTGCGAGGTTGTCCTGGAGACCCCGCGCTGCCTGCTCTTCTATCGTCTCGGGTGAGTTTGTTATAAAACAGCATTTTTCTCTATTATTCCCAAAAACTCCGACAAACGTGCGACATTCCCGCACAGGCGACCACCCGCAAACTGCACCGCAGGCGCAATCGGGGCGCCCCGCCGCTGCACGACCCGGCAAACATGCTCATTTTCCACCGAATTCCCAAGCATACCCCCCTCATCCAAGAGTATTCCAACATTAACTCATATTTTGCTTGCAGGGAGAGTCACATAGCTCGCTACGCCACTGCGTCCGCGCTCCTCGGCAGACGACGCTGCTCTTTCTGGGTCGAATCGAGGCTCCAATGTGCGAAGCGGGTGTTTGGAATGTGTCCGTCGGTGGTTTGTTTTGAATGTCAAAAGGCTCGAGCTAGCTGTGCGTCTGAATATTGTTGATAGCCGCTCGGCTTAGCAGGCTAGCTGGCTAGGCTAACCACATCCAGCCCAGATGCatcaaaatgctgaaaatagAGGTAAAAGTAGCTTCTGGAATCTAACGTCAGAGTAAAGTAATGTCTTCTGTCGGTTACGTGGCGGTAAGATAACGTGTATTTAAACGAATCGGCCAAATATGCATGGAAAGCGCTTTGAAAACACCAGCTAGCATGTAGCTTGCCGCTTGCAGCGTCTCCATTCATATCCTGCGCACTGGCTCTGCTCGGACCGAGTAATGGCTACGACCCGCTGTCTCTTTAGAGCCGCAGACCGGGGAGACGTCCCCAGCAGAACCTCGGTAACATGCTTCCTTCGGTTATTCGGCGACTTGTTGTGACCGCGTTGCTGGAAGTTTTTGTGCACGATTGCAGAGACTTGAGCTAAATTCAGCGGCGGTCACATCCCAGGCGGTGTGAAAACCGCGCGTTTTCAGTTGTTTCTCGGTGCGAAGCAAacacttctgctgctgctggattgtttttgttgttttctgacatttttatgTGTAAAATCACGACATGTTGCAACTGGCGATGGAGATCTGCTCTCGTGTTgagatgtaaaatgtaaactcGAAAATTAGTCTCCTTGTTAAAGTCCAATCTTTCTTAGTTGCTTCTGTGCTTTGCTTAATTGTCACAAAACAATTCTTACAAACGTCTGCCAGCAATATGTGATGTCATGTTATGAGTCATTACTCCAAATTTGAATTGAttgtgaaactaaaacagagCCATTTCAACTATTAAAAGAACTTACGGTTTTTATTTATGGCCTGGTCTAATTTGTAAAGACAGTATTTATGTAAAGTCATTTTTCAGATTAGTTTTTGTGCTTTACAAGTTCTGTTTTACAACggaaaacctttttctttttatgaaaatgtataaGAATATTGTATCAAACGTTTGAAAGCATCCACCAATCACATGatttataataatgaataaCATTATGACGTGATTCAGTGTCACACAGGTTGATGAGCATTTAAAAAATGctcaaattgtttttgttacttATCCTCAGATGTTGCTCATCCTGTCAAAGTATAAAATATGGAGCTAAAATATCACACTGATAATATAATAGACACATAATGGTGTACACAGGGTTTTAACATTATAAGTTTTGCCAACAAGtcaattttttgtttgtgttgtttttattttcatttatcgTGAAATAAATCCTCACCAAACTTTAAATCCTTGTTCATCTTTTCATCAGTTGTCATGGATGATGAAGACGGCAGGTGCCTTCTAGATGTAATTTGGTAAGTCACTGTTGAAAAAGTGCTCAGGTAGTTTGACCACGTAACGAACTGTACAGTCATCTTTTCTTGTCATGTTGAGAATTTTCACaattttttctcctgcagtgacCCAGAAGCTCTCAATGACTTTCTTCATGGATCTGAGACCCATGTGAGTACGAGAGCATTTCTTTCTTAAAGAAATCACACCTTGTGATTTCTCTTTtcagaaaatagatttttaattgATGCAATGAGGAGTTTTGGGTGACTCCATACTTAGGTTACGTTCAAATTACGCCTCAGTGAACCCTGAAACCCACACCCCTCACTTCTTTCATTTACGTTTTTCCTTTTAACTGCTTTCTCTGCTTAATTATTGTCTTTGCTTTTGATTGCACTGTTTATGGTTTCAGCTTGCCTTCCCCTTTATTAGGTCAAATCAGAATATGAGAAATGCTAATACTAACGCTTCCCAACTGTGTATTATTCCTTTTATTTTGCCCCTGCCCTCCCTTCGTCGCCTATCTTTTCGCTATTTCTTAATGGTCTGGGTTCTCTGGACTGTGCACTGTCCTTTCCttgccctcctcctctgtttgatTGTCTGTATATTTCTCTGTCCTTGTGGCTTTTGCTTGCTGGTTTGGGTGCCTTTGGTTTCTGTCTGTCCTTTCATGGGTGGGTGTGTCTGTAGTTGGACACTGACGACCTTTTGGATGGTTCGAGTGATCCCtccagctcgttcttctctacCACTGGGGTGAGTAACATCCCCCAATCCTCCCCCCTCTGTTTTCTATCCATCTATGTAGCATGCAACTCCAAATACCCTCCCTTTCCACTAACATACCTACAATCTACAAGCTTTGATTTTGCTGCGATTTGACAAGAGGTTTTTGTGGGATTTTCATGTCTGCATTTTTGTGTTTAATTCTGTTCTGCTCCTCTGCACACATCTGTATCTAGCCATCAATATTCTTCCATCACCTGGTTTCACTTCTTTCCTgtgtcttctcctcctttcctttaAGGGCCATGTTCCAGAGGTCCAGCCTGCTGTCCAGCTGTCGGCCAGTGAGCCAGCAGGCCTGCCCAGAGTCAGTGTTGACCTTGACTTCCTGGAGGATGAAGACATCTTGGGAGGGTCCCCAGGTGGCGAGGGTGGGAGCAACGGCATTGGGGCGAATCACGAGCCATGTGACATCCTGCAACAGAGCTTGGCTGAAGCCAACATCACAGAGCAAAGCCTACAGGAGGCAGAGGCTGAGCTGGACCTGGACTCCTTTGGAATTCCAGGCCTTACACAGGTGGTTCAGACACTGCCTGATGCCAGCCTCTCTGGGGCTGGAGGCACTGCTGTTGGTGTAGGCATAGGTGTTGGCGTTGGGGGAGCAGCGACAATTTTCCCTGGGTCAGCCCCAAGCACCACTGCTACGCCCCCCAATGCCACAGCTGACATGCTGGGGTCAGTGCTTGCTCAGCAGGGCCTTCAGCTTCAATCCCAGGTCATGAACAAGGCCATTAGCGTTCAGCCATTTATGCAGCCTGTGGGCCTGGGAAATGTGACGCTTCAACCCATTTCAAGTCTCCAAGGTCTTCCCAATGGGAGTCAGTCTGGACATTTGGGTATTGGACAGATTCAGGTTGTGGGTCAGCCCACAGTCATGACTATCAATCAGTCTGGGCAACCAATCTTGGCTAAAGCCATGGGAGGTTACCAGCTGCAACAGCCTGGGCCAGATGTATCAGGTGCTGGTTCTCAGGCGGGGCTTGGAGGCTCCGGAGGTGGACTACTGATCCAAGGTAATAAAGCCACTTTGGGATCTCCGGCTTTAAATGGACCAGCTGTTTGTGtcagcagcacaaacagcaTCAGTGGTAGTACAATGACTGCTCCTGCTGGGCTTGTGGGCTTTGGCAGCAACCCTCTGAGTTCAGGAATTGGACCTCAGACGCAGACTCAAGGCCAAATCATGCAGAACGTGATCATCCAACGCACACCAACACCCATTCAGCCTAAACCCCCCCATGGGGGAGCCATCCAACCGAAACTgtttaaacagcagcagtcaCAGCCAACACCCCAACCCCTGCAAAACGATGCCCACAAGGCTTTAGGGCTGCAGCAACTTCCAGTTTCTGCTTCTCAGAATGTAGCCTTCCTGACAGGAAAGCCAGGCTCGAACGTTGTCCTAAGTACTCAAGCCACAACACACGGCACCCAGTTTCAACAAACTCTGTTCAAGCAACAAGCAGCACAACAATCTGGCAAGCCCCTCAGTGTACACTTGTTAAACCAATCAGGCAGCATCGTTCTTCCCCATCAAACAGTCCTACAAGGTCAGAACCACCAGTTTCTCCTGCCACAGCTACAGGCAGGTGGGCAGATCCTGACCCAGCACCCTGGGGGCCACATCATAACTAGCCAGGGTCCTGGTGGGCAGCTCATTGCTAACCAGATATTAACAAACCAGAACATCAACCTTGGTCAGGTGTTGACTTCACAGGGCCACCCTGGGGCTGCCCATATCCTCTCTGGACCCATTCAGCTCCAGCCTGGCCAGATGGGCACACCCACCCTCTTTCAGATGCCTGTCTCATTGGCTCAGACTCAAAGCCAGACACAGACCCATACAGTCTCAGGTCATGCCCAAACAGTCATACAGGGCATGCCCATCCAGAATTCCCTGACCATGCTGAGTCAAGTGGAGAGTCTGAGTCCGGCAGTCACCCTTCAGCCTGCCCTGCAACCTCAGCCAGGCGGAGTCCCTAACAGCAGTAGCACAGGAGCAGCAACCATGGGTCAAGGCCAATCTGGAGAGTGTGTTACTGTTCTGGGCAGCTCCACAGACCAGGCTGCTCATCCCACCCAACAGCATGTGCCGCAGTCCTCTATTCTCACCATGCAACCCGGTTCTTCTGTGTCCGTGGCTATCACAGtaccctcctcttctccatccaTGTCTGTGTCCACATCTTCCCCTGTCACAGCAGTGGGGCTGGTCCCCCATCAGTCTCAGCACAGTCCAGGAAGGTTACTGCTCACCAACCAGGGCTCCAGCATGATCTTGAGCCAGGAGTCTCTGCAGATGTTCCTGCAACAGGTCAGTCCTCCACTCCTTTTTGCGTTTGCTACAGTTGTGTAGAGTTAACATTGTTTTATAAAAGATTAATAACATGCACGGAGTGATATCTTGGTCTGACCTCTCTGGTTTACTATTTTACTCCCTCCAACCCTCTTCCTTCTTCCCTCCTTCATCCTGAAATGGTAAACGTACTCCTATCAGGAGCAGCACCACCAAACAGAGAATGAGTCAACCCCCTCTGTGGGCGTACCAGCGTCCGTAATCGtcagcagcaacagcatcaCTGCTCTGGCCCCCGCTGTCAATGACAGCCAGTTAACTGACTCTTGGGGGGGTCAGAGCCACAGTCCTTCCCCTGGCCCCTCCCACATGACAGCAGTGGTAAAGCAGGTAGAAGTGCCCCTTTATGTTAAGTCCCACCCCACCTGTTGCCGCTGCTGCTACCACAACGTTAGGGTATCTTACCTTTAGCCATCACTGCTCTGTACTTGTCTTATGCATTAATTGTTGCTTCCATGGCTCTCGCTTTTGCTGCAGATCCTATATGCAAAAATTACTAATTTGCTTgcagcttctgtttgtttctaacATTGCTTCATTATATGTGTAAAAAGCATGACCACCATTCAGTGATTTTCATACATATTCATATCCTGTTCCAATTTTACATTTAACTTTATCAACCTCTATGGATTTTGGAACTGAACTAAAGTTAGTTGTTTAActtatttgttttgtctatCATTCATTCTATGCATTTTGTTCAGAAACCATGCTCATGCTTAATAACAGAGCTAGCAAGGTGTCAAGTGCACCTTGTTAACCTTTGTACTAACAATGATTTAATCCACTCACCTTGCTCAATCAAATTTTATCAACTCAATTCCATCTACTGCATCACTGACCAATGACTGATAAATCAATCCATACCTCTCAACCCTGCACTTACCATTAGACTGTTGTGTCCTCAAAGTTCTACTATTCCTTGTAACCCCTAGTCTGACCAGTGTAATGACCCCCAAACCACGATTACATGCTACCCTGACCCCCCTTCCCTGAAGCCTCCAGATCACTTTCTACTTATCCATCACAAGCCCCGCAAATCTTGACTTCTTGCTTATGtcgacttttttctttttgcctcgCCAAATGATCATTGCTCTCTTTTTTATGTGTAATCCTCCTCAAACACTAGAGAAGAAATCATTGGGTTTCTACTCCTTTAGCTTAAGCAGCTAATTGATTTTAAAGTCTAACACTTTGCTTTTGTattgttatttgtgttgttttacccaagttgtgttgttttgtattgGGGTTGGGTGATAATTCTAAATTTCAGTTTATTGAATTTCACTCAATACAGCTAACTGAAAACTATTATGTGATGAAAATATGTTAAAACCAGAATGAAGGTTGTTGTTACATGTGTGAAGACTTCTAATCTAATGCAGTGCCAAACAGTGGAATACTATCATTGCATTAAATATCACTTGTGTATTTTACATACAGCCAAAGACATATTCGGCCTATTACTGTAATTTTTTAGTTGAAAAGCCTGTTGTAATTGAGATTGTGATATAGCCATATCACCCAGCCCCATTTTGTACCTTGCTAATCTAGAGACAAGCACTAGAATCACATTTACTTTAAACTGTGTGCATGTAGAAccttttgtgtgtttaatttttGTGCTGAATGTCCCAAAATTTCCTCCTGTGTTTACAAATTGTTTACGTTCTTGACCCAGATACACATATCAATATATTGTGATTCCACTTCTTCAGGTACCCTCCAGTGGACATCAGCAGCCCCTGAAGATCCAGAGCATGTCCCCCTCAACAGCCATGACCACTCACAACACAGTGGCAGACAGTCCTCAGCCCTCCCAGTCTCCCCTCACTCTGAGCCAGCAGATCCAGTCACCTCTTCATCAGCAGCAGTCACGTCCTCCCTCTCAGCCTCAGCCACAGTCTCAAACTCCCTCCCGCTCCTGCACACCCTCGTCTCACCCTCCACTCTTTATAGTCCACAACCAGATTACAGAATCTCCCCAACCTGTTTCGCAAggccagctgcagcagacacagcTTCAGCAGGCACACATTCAAGTTCATCTTCAGGCTCAGCCGCGGCCAGCCTCTCAGCCTGCCCCCTATCAACAAGATATGCCTCCTATGTCACAGTCACCCAAGCCTCCTTCTGCACCAACTGCACAGCACCAGTTCACTGCAGCTCCTGTCAGCACTTCTGCCGCTGCTGTCCTGAAAGCCCAGGTTCCCATCCCTGGTctgacagcagagcagcagcaccacctGCAACTAGTAGGAGCGCAAATTCAGACCCTGTCAGGCATTGCCCAGCCGTCACCTCAGCAGAAACAGTTGCTGGATAAGCTGCACCAGGTAAAATCCCTTTAATGATCACTTGTTAAGGAATTTACATGAAATTAGAGGTTTCACCATTAAAGCCATCTTGTGTATTCTGACTTCACAGTTGAGTAATCTCTGCCAACTGCCAGTAACTGTTTGTCTATTATATGATGTACTTATTGTTATAGAGCCTCATTTGTGTGATACATTAATGTAGTTAAAATCTGGGGAAAATCTCATGGTTTGGTGGTCAGAGTAAATTAATATACATATACTTTTGCATCCTTTCAAATTATTGTAGAAAGTCACCTGGAGATAAGATATGCAATCTATCAGTGCAAATCAGATTTTGTGTAAGTTCCTGGAAACCACATTGGTTCAATCAGCAGTTTcttatttaaaatttaaagcGTGTCCTGATGTGTTTCCAGGTCCAGCAGAACATCCTGTTGCAGGCCGCGCAGCCCCCTCAGTCTCAAGTCACAAGTCAGTTCACTTCCCAGCAAGATGTGCCTGTCGATAAAGTTGTGATTACATCAACAACCAGCACTGGTACACCGGCTCAACttccctctgtgctgcagccgACACCAGTGCTTGTCAAAACTCCTGCTACAGGTTGGACGCAGTTTAATGTTGATGTAAAACTGAAGGATCCTGAACACACTTTAAGATATTTCTGTTTGTAACAATGTTTCTTCTTATTTTAGCATCAAGTGACTTACAGGTATTCTCAGGAGCCCAAGGGCCAGCTGGAGCAATGGTGAATCAGACTGTCACTCCTGCAAGCCTTACCCAGCCTGCACAGGTAGGTAACACTACAAAGCAAGTTCTTCCAAGAACTTAACTGTGGTCCTTATCATATATTTGTTACGTTTTATATTTTCCTGTCACTGAATTtcaaaatgatatttttctccACAGGTTCAGCCAAAGCCAGGAGTGATCAGCTCAGTTGGAGGGATGACCCTGGGGAAAGGTGGGATGCAGATACAGGTGTTAGGAGCTAGTCTGACTCAAATGCCTGCTCCACAGCCCCCAGCTCCCGCACAACCTCAGGTTAATATGAGTCCTAAGAAAGGGCCTCTGTTTGAGTTCAGTCTGAAGTTCCTGGTTTTCatctattttctttatattacaGACAACAATGAAGATGCCTTTCAGCGCAGAGCCCAGTAAAGAAGCCAGGTTTGTACCGCAggcatttaaaatgttattttaactctcaaaatgtcatttttgtTGAACAATATTTCTTTATATGCACGTCACTGCAGGATGCTAGAACAGCTGAGGAAACAGCAGGGTTCAGTGCTTCACCCAAACTACAGTGCTCCTTTCTACTCTTTTGAGGACACACTGCACAGACTGCTGCCTTACCATCTCTACCAGGGAACTGCCAACTCCTCTCAAGACTATCAAAGAGGTAACAAGCCCCACAGCCTCTAGTGCTGGCAAAATACAGTTAAGTGCCCTAATTCAAGACCTTTTTGAACCTTTTGGTTCTCTTGTGCACAGTGGATGATGAATTTGAGAAAGTCTCCTGTCAGCTGCTGAAAAGGACCCAGGCCATGCTGGATAAATATCGCCACCTACTCTTTGCGGAGTCAAAAGTAAGTATATGAACCAGCATTTCcaacacaggttctctgtctcttttttcctgAATTGATTTTGAACTGATGGTTTTTGGCGTTTAAACCTGAGCAGAGACTGGGCCCCTCGGCAGAGATGGTGATGATCGACCGGATGTTCATTCAGGAGGAGAAGGTTGCGTTGAGTCAGGACAGGATTCTGGCTAAGGAGAGACCAGGTACTTTACCACTGTTTGTACATACATGATTGTcttcatctaaactgtacaCTGATGGTATGTGTATGCTAAtgatataattgtttttatgtcATTGCAGAGGAGTTTGTAGCAAATGCTCGCATGTTGGAGAGTGTAGTTTCATCCCAAGAGAAATCTACTGCTGCTGAGCGCACGTCAGTGAGTGGAGGtgcaactgctgctgctgcccctcctccagcacctcctgTTCCTGCTCCAGTCCCTCTTCTAAACATCACCCCAAACCCTCCTCCTGCACCCACCctagctccagctccagctcctgcccctcctcctcctcctcctgctcctgctcctacCACTACTTCTGTCACCCCTTTCCCTCCTACCAAACTAGTAATAAAGCAGGGTGGAGGCGGAGCCTCTGTGTCCTGGTCCAGCAGCTGTCAACCACCTCTGGCTGCACCGAGTAAGCTGGTGGCTGAACCCACCAGCCAGAGCTCCTCCTTCAGTCGTGCGCCGGCAGCGTCCTTCTCGTCGTCATCCTTCAACTCTCGAGCAGCCGACGATGACGACGCTCTTCCA
The Paralichthys olivaceus isolate ysfri-2021 chromosome 11, ASM2471397v2, whole genome shotgun sequence genome window above contains:
- the bicra gene encoding BRD4-interacting chromatin-remodeling complex-associated protein isoform X6, encoding MDDEDGRCLLDVICDPEALNDFLHGSETHLDTDDLLDGSSDPSSSFFSTTGGHVPEVQPAVQLSASEPAGLPRVSVDLDFLEDEDILGGSPGGEGGSNGIGANHEPCDILQQSLAEANITEQSLQEAEAELDLDSFGIPGLTQVVQTLPDASLSGAGGTAVGVGIGVGVGGAATIFPGSAPSTTATPPNATADMLGSVLAQQGLQLQSQVMNKAISVQPFMQPVGLGNVTLQPISSLQGLPNGSQSGHLGIGQIQVVGQPTVMTINQSGQPILAKAMGGYQLQQPGPDVSGAGSQAGLGGSGGGLLIQGNKATLGSPALNGPAVCVSSTNSISGSTMTAPAGLVGFGSNPLSSGIGPQTQTQGQIMQNVIIQRTPTPIQPKPPHGGAIQPKLFKQQQSQPTPQPLQNDAHKALGLQQLPVSASQNVAFLTGKPGSNVVLSTQATTHGTQFQQTLFKQQAAQQSGKPLSVHLLNQSGSIVLPHQTVLQGQNHQFLLPQLQAGGQILTQHPGGHIITSQGPGGQLIANQILTNQNINLGQVLTSQGHPGAAHILSGPIQLQPGQMGTPTLFQMPVSLAQTQSQTQTHTVSGHAQTVIQGMPIQNSLTMLSQVESLSPAVTLQPALQPQPGGVPNSSSTGAATMGQGQSGECVTVLGSSTDQAAHPTQQHVPQSSILTMQPGSSVSVAITVPSSSPSMSVSTSSPVTAVGLVPHQSQHSPGRLLLTNQGSSMILSQESLQMFLQQVPSSGHQQPLKIQSMSPSTAMTTHNTVADSPQPSQSPLTLSQQIQSPLHQQQSRPPSQPQPQSQTPSRSCTPSSHPPLFIVHNQITESPQPVSQGQLQQTQLQQAHIQVHLQAQPRPASQPAPYQQDMPPMSQSPKPPSAPTAQHQFTAAPVSTSAAAVLKAQVPIPGLTAEQQHHLQLVGAQIQTLSGIAQPSPQQKQLLDKLHQVQQNILLQAAQPPQSQVTSQFTSQQDVPVDKVVITSTTSTGTPAQLPSVLQPTPVLVKTPATASSDLQVFSGAQGPAGAMVNQTVTPASLTQPAQVQPKPGVISSVGGMTLGKGGMQIQVLGASLTQMPAPQPPAPAQPQTTMKMPFSAEPSKEARMLEQLRKQQGSVLHPNYSAPFYSFEDTLHRLLPYHLYQGTANSSQDYQRVDDEFEKVSCQLLKRTQAMLDKYRHLLFAESKQRLGPSAEMVMIDRMFIQEEKVALSQDRILAKERPEEFVANARMLESVVSSQEKSTAAERTSVSGGATAAAAPPPAPPVPAPVPLLNITPNPPPAPTLAPAPAPAPPPPPPAPAPTTTSVTPFPPTKLVIKQGGGGASVSWSSSCQPPLAAPSKLVAEPTSQSSSFSRAPAASFSSSSFNSRAADDDDALPQRTSKPPMKTYEARRRIGLKLKIKQDQTGFSKVVHNTALDPVHAPQQSSQSISQSQPQSAAAVPHPKSHPLSTPSTTVIRTQSPVCTASSESSVTIATTQCNPTLRGNFPPNAAPSSSTSFSRTSSSSSTQMNGTLDHHDIGGVKHNPASTASPSPTTCRLPLRKTYRENISPRVRPGVPGGGDESLSYPRPTPSPPRHEASSPPSERTVIASVKVEKRGREASHTHIESSLERGRLGSAMQGLNEVDEVFNRGMKTTQHHHLPQLLDKEGAKERAEEHADQETDVSKYKRVGGKNRHRVGGTFRMDQHAPGPPSPESFTRDSLLPAKRCKSDSPDMDNASFSSGSPPDDSLNEHLQCAIDSILNLQQEPSARGRHIKGNSRHHQHQSQRPGSSAASSHRPSVQPPSSASSSPSLAQHPQVGGRGHNGNLVPQTQSR